CCTATCTGTCGCGGCAGGTCTCTACGTCATGCCGGTTCCCTACCGGCAATACTACCTGTTGGGGCTCCCCCTTCTTGCGCTCCTCGCCAGCGATTGGCTCACGCGACTGTGCGCGTTGGCGGAACCACAACGCCCGGACGGTCGTCCGTGGTACGCGCCGTATCAGCTCCTGATCGCTGGGGCTATCACGGCGTTGGCAGTTGGGCTGGCGCTGTGGTACGGCAAGGCTGCGCTCGGGGAGCCGTGGACGCTCCCTGCCATCTGGGCGATGGCGGCGGCAGGCGCATGGCTTGTCGCCAGACTCAGGTTGCCCCGCGCGGCGCTCGCCGTTCTCCTCATCGCCGCGTCGGTCTACCCGCTCAAGCAGATGCGCGACGACTTCACATGGACGAACCAGGATGCGCTCGGAGACATCGAGTACGTCCTGACCAACTCGGAGCCCGAGGAAAGCGTGATGGACGGGTGGACGGGCAGGGGCGTGTTTCGGCCGCACGCCATCTACCACTACTTCCTGCACGGCGAGGTGCGCGCCATGTTGACGGAAGAGCAGAAGGGCGACATCCTCGCCCGACTACGATCGGGCGAAGTCGCCCCCAGGCTCATTCTCATGGACGGAGACCTACGAGGCGTGTCACCGGACATCACGGCGTTCTTGGAGGAGCGCTACGAAGCGACGGGCAGAGGCGTCATCTGGCAGCGACGGCAACCGGGGCAGCCTACCACATCGGACCCCGACGCGAGCTCTCGTTGATCTCGCGCACGTGTTCTTCAAGGATGTCTCGAGGCGCAAGCCGGATGAAGAGCCACGCGCCCGGCGCGAAGACGAGCACCAGCAGCACGGCGAGGTCGTCAGCCGACCCGATGAACGGGAAGAAGTCGGGAATCAGATCGACCTTCGCCAGGAAGTAGACCATCCCCACACATGCGCTAATGATGGCGAATATCGCGGGAATGCCCTTCCGGTAGATGGGAACGCGAGGGTCGCGCCAGAGGCGCACGACGAGGCGGCCGTAGTTGGGCAAGTGATACAGGTGTCGCAGCCACTTCGGCGCACCTGAGCCTCCCGGAGGTCCGAACATCGTCAGGTCCTTGCCGGGCCGTCCATCTAGGCGGGGATTCCCATCTCGCTGTCGTTGAGCATGCCGGCGTCGTCGGCGACGAAGTCGTCTGGGAACCGCGTACCGTCGTTGTAGCGTGCCAGTTTCAGGTCAGCCCCGGCGAGGTTGGCTCCGGCGAGGTTGGCGTCGCGTAGGTCCGCTCGAACCATGTCGGCTCTGCCCAGGTTCGCCCGCATGAACGTGGCGCCACGCAGGTTGGCGTCTGTGAACGTCGCGCGGATCAGGTACGCGCCCTGGAAGTTGGCTCCCTCCGCCTGAGCGCAGTGCAGGTTCACCCGAATCATGTTCGAACCGATCATGCTCGCCTCGCGAAGGATGGCGTCTGCCAGATTCGCCCCACCGAGGTCGGCTCGGACCAGGTTTGAGCCCTGCAGCGCGGCTCCCTGCATGTTCGCCCCGCTGAGATCGGTTCCCTGCAGATTGGCTCCGCTCAGATCGCCGTGGAGGAAGTCCGCGCCCTGAACCACGGCTCGGTGCAGATTGGCGCGCGCGAGGTTCGCCTCGCCCAGGTTGGCTTTGGTCAGGATCGCGTCGGTGAGGTTCGCCCCGGATAGGTTGCATCCGCGCAGGTCGCACCACCCGAGGTCTGCGCCGCCCAGGCTGGCAGAGCTCAGGTTGGCGTACATCAGGTTCGTCTCTTTCAGAGTTGACCACCTGAGATCGACGCCGCTGGCGTTCGTGCCGTTCAGGTTCGCGCCGTTTATCTGCGCCCAGCGAAGATCAGCCCAGCAGGCGTTCGCCTCCGCGAGGTTCGCGCGTCGGAGGTCGGTCCATCGGAGGTCAGCGCCGCGCAGGTTGGCGCGAGAGAGATCGGCATTGCGCAGATCGGTCCATCGCAGGTCGGCGCCGCTCAGGTCCGCTTCGAACATGCCCGCCCATCGGAGGTCGGCGCGATAGAGCACGGCAGAACGAAGGTCGCTGCCCCCGAGCTCCGCGCGCGGGCGAATCGAGTAGCCGTTCACGATCCTGGGGACGATGACCCCACCGTTCTCGTTCGTGCTTTCCGTCGGCACGAAGGCCCCCTTGCCGGGCGTGATGCTCACACCTTGCAGCGTCGCAGACACAACCTATCCAATACTACCATCGGCAGCCGACTGCAGCGATCTTGAGCGCAGCGGACTCGAGCTGCCTACCGGTTCGCGTTGAGCGTTCCGCGCGCGGCGTACCGACGGAACGCCGCCTGAACGAGGCTCTCCTGCAAGCTCCCATCGCCACGAACGCGCACCGTTCCTCGGTTCGAATAGTAGTGGAAGTGCCATCCGAACGCGTCGAAGATGCGGAAGAAGTCCGCCATGACCGCCAGCGCGCAGTGGTTCGAGTAGACATCCTGATCCGTCTGTTCGAGACCGCCGAACTCGCCCAGATGAATGGGAACGCGATGGTCGATGGCGTACCGGAACGCTGGGATCCAGCGTGTGAGGATGTCGCGGATGTCTCGCTCCTCGTTGGGCCAGAGAGGTGGCAACCGGAACTCGTAGTCGTGAAAGCTGTAGACCGTGAGCGGATCGCCCGTCGGCTCCAAGGTCTCGAAGGCTCCCTTCGGGAACGGTTTTGCCCCTGGTCCCCATTCCGGCATCGCCTCGACGTAGATGAGGTGCGTCTTGTCCACTTCGCGGATCACGTTCGTGATCTTCTTGATCAACGCACCGTATGAACGCGGCTCGCGCGTCTCCGGTTCGTTCAGCAGGTCGTACGCCACGGCGTCGGGCGGCAGGTCCTTGCACTGGCGCGCCAGCGTCCGATAGTGCTCGACGACGTCAGGCACCCACTTCTCGTCCGTGTTGAAGACGTTCTGCAACCCGCGCTCCCACGCCCACATGAGCGTGCGCATGGCGCGTTCGCCGGTTTGGTTGTGCTGTGGTCGGAAGCTGTTGGCTCCGATGCGCCGAACCGTGTCGACCTCGGTGCGGCTCCCGGGCTCGCCGATGTCCGTCGGCCCGAAGCAGTAGGACGTGAAACCGGCGAACCGTTTGATGGAGTCGAGAGGGACTCGATACACGATTCGATCGCTGTCGACCACTGCCACGAAATCGCCCCAGTCGCCCAGTGACCCAAGCACCTGCGACGGACTGTGGATCTCGATGCCTGGGTAACCGGTCAGGAGACCGTAGCTCGCGAGAGGCGGCAGCGGCGCGAGCCGAAGGGGCTCCGTTTCCCACGCGTCGCGGTACGTGCGGTAGCCGTAGACGTCGGCAATCCTCAGCGCACCGCCTTCTGGCTCGCGTAGGAACGCTTCGCTGAACTCGATAGGGTATTCAAGGACCGCACGCGACCAGAGCCGACAGCTCTTGATGTACGGGTCGGCAGCTCGCTGGTCGAGTGGTATCTGAGTCATCGTGCGCGCCTGTCCGAGTAGGCCTCGCCATTCCTTCAGCGGCCGCAGCACGAACAGCTCAGCACTGTCATTGGCGAACTCGACAGTGACCGCACGTGTTCCCTTTTCACCACTCGTGAAGATGATCCGCTCAGGCGGCGTCAGGAACACGAGCTGCGTCGGCAAGGGTCCGCCGCGCGACAAGTCGCTGACGAGCAGAACCCAGTTCTCCGTCAACGCGCCGTGGACGGAACGATCATAGACGACGCCATCGGAATCTGGAACGCGGCTTACGACGGCTCCGCTCTGCACTGACCACAGGTTGACAGGTCCGGTCGCTGCGGGCTTGTTGTAGACGCGCCAAGGCTGCAGCTCGTCCCACTCGTCGATGGCGAACGACCTGCCGGAGACCGTGACGTGGGCAGCGGGCGACAACGGACTCGCGTACACCTGGGCGTCATGCCGCAGTCCCCAGCGCTGCACGTCGTTGTCCAGCAGCGCCAGTGTGTTGAACCAACCGAACTTGTTGTCCAGACACGTGTTCAGACCGTTCAGGAGCCGACCGTCTCGCGCTCGAGACGCATCGTGCAGACCTTGCGCTGTGATGTCCAGAGCGCGTCCAATCTGTCCTGCTCGGATCGCGTCTTCCGTGTCGCGGACGATTGCGCCGAGGTCCGACGCCGCGTTGCGGCAATGGTCGATGTCCGACGTTGCTGCACCGAGCTCGCTCAGCCCGACTGCCTGGTACCGCATGTTGTTCGCCTCGTCGTGTAACAGAGCGAACTGGCAGAGGGCTTCGGCAAGCTCGTGGAGTTCGCCCGGTCGTCGGTCCTTGGACGGTGACAGCGCGTCACGTGCCGCGTCGACGACCCACGCCGGAAGCCGTCCTGAACCGCCCCAACCGTGCGCTTCCCAGTCGACAACGGCGATTCCCTTCGTCGCAAGCATCCCGAGCCGCCACCGCGCGTCCTCATCCCACCGCGCTAGCCGCGCCTCGGACATCCGTCGCGCGGCGGCTCGAGCGTCGTCGTCGGACAGTGCTGCCGCCGCTTTGCCCGTCGGATGGACGGTCGTCCACATGCCGTCGTCGAAGTCGGGACGCATGCAGGGCTCGTCTTCGAGCAGCGTGAGGGGCGCGAACTTGGCGGCTCGCCACGCAGAAGTGCCCGATGTGATCGGCGTGACGGACCCGTCGCGGTAGGCGATCCTGCCGCTCAACGCGAAGCCGGATGCTCCCGCGCTGAGGACTAGCGCGTTGGGGCCCGGGCGCAGCAGATGGGTCAGCTCGACGTCGAGCGCATCGGTCGCCCCGTTCGTCGACGCGATCTGTGCGCCGTTGAGCAGCACGTAGGTCGACTCAGCGACGCTGGCTCGGAAGACCGCGTACTCGATAGGCTTGTCCTCGATGTGCAGCACAGTGCGATAGAGGATCGGACACCGAGCGTACTCATTGGTCCGCCAGAAGAGAGAGCCTGGAGGGTACTCCGGCTCTTTCCCCATCCAGTCGACCGCGATCCATGTGGATGTCGTGGCGATGGCTGCGCCCATGAGCAGTGGCAAAGCGATCATGTCTCGATGCCTCCTGAGCCGCGTCCGCGTGCTCGGCGCGCGTCAGCCGCAATGAGAAAGGGAGCCCTGTCGGGCTCCCCACCGACCCTTGAAGGCAGCTTCGCGGGCTACTTGTTCATCGCCCACTCGATGCTGCGAAGCACGAACGCGCGGAACGCGGGATTGTCGTACGCCTTCATGTCATGACCCAGGGCGTTGTAGATGACCTTGCCCTTGCCCTGAGATCTCACGTAGAGCATGGGCTCGTCCTTGTCCGCCCAGTGCGCCGTCGCGAGAACGGTTCCGCCGGCTATCGGTCGATCCATGCAGTAGAGCTCGTCGGTGATCTTGAAATCGGACATGTCCGCCGTGATTGGATGGGACTTGTCCCGAATGACCACCGGGAACTCATGGTACGGTGAATGGTGAGTGACCCGCGCGCCGATGAGGTCGATGTAGCGCGTTCGCTCGGCAGACACGGCAGTCGCTCCGTGGATGCCCACGAGCGTATTGCCGCTCTCGACGAACCGGATCAACGCGTTCCCTTCCTCCTCGGTCATCGCCTGAGCGTTCCAGTCGACGCACGTGACCAATATGTCCGCCTGAGCCAGCCGGTCGCTGGTCACAACGGTCTTGTCGTGGCTTTCCTCGGCACGAACGGACCCGTAGGGCTTCAGCCACTCCATCAGGGCGACGCCCAAGGCTTCGGAGGGATGGTACTGGTCGGTCTTCGTGAGAATCAGTATGTCCGTCACGGTAGACTCCTCAACGCGCCGCTATGCCGACACGGTGACTGGCGCGCCACTGTCGCTCGAACGTGCGACGGCATCGCAGATCGCCAGCGTGTTCAGGTTGTCCTCGGCGCGGCACTGAGACGCGGGTCCGCCGTGCGCCGCCTCGATCGTCTCGTAGACAATCGCCTGCAGGTCGCGCGCGGCATCGGGAACCGGCAGCTCCCGTTCGCCTTCGCCGGTTCCTGCCACGAGCTTCCCATCAAGGTACATTTGCCCGGCAGGACGGTAGCGCGGCTTGCCGAAGTGCGTCCAGAGCAACGCGCCCTTGGCTCCCTCCACCGACCAGTGGTTGTCCCCAGGTCCCGTCGTGACGAACGACCCGTGGTACTCGACATGCAATCCGCCCTCGAACTCGATGGAGGCAAGCGCCATGCCGCCGCCGTTTACGTACCAAGACCAGCTCGGATCGTACGTCCGCCCGTAGATGCGGACGGCGTTCCTGCCGAAGATGAACCGCATCAGGTCGAACAGGTGGCAGCTCATCTCGAACGCGTGCATGTGTCGGAGACGACGCATGTAGCTATCGACCGTGATGTGCGGGCTGGCGAAGAAGCCGTGGTTGATGATCGCGTACTCCGGCTTCCCGATGTGTTCCGCCTGGATCGCGTCGCGCATGCCCTTGGAGTTGGGCCAGTAACGGTAGTTCTGGGCGATGACGAGTTGCTTTCCGAGCTGCTTCGCCTTTTCCGTCACGCGCTTCGCTTCGGCGAAATCGACGGTGAATGGCTTCTCGACGACCACATGCAGCCCTGCGTCCAGCGCGTTGTCGATCAGCGACGGATGGTAGATGCTGGGAGCGCAGATCACCGCAAAATCGGCGGGTGTGCGCTGCACCAACGACGCGACGGAGTTTGCGTAGTAAGACTGCGCCAGACCGAACTTCTCTCGGTGTTGCGCAATGATGTCGGCGTTCACGTCGACGCCGCCCACCATCTCGAGCCGCTCGTCCGCGTGGAGCACGGGCGCCCAGTCAGCGCCGCGGCCGCCCAGCCCGACTTCGATGACCCGACACTTCTGACTCGGTGACATGAGCCTGTATCCCCCACGCTTGTGCTAAGAACTCGTCGCGTCGGCAACCACCTGGCGCACCCACGCCAAGCCCTTCTCCAGCATCGGTCCGCCCATCCCCTCGGACTCGAGGCACAACACACCATCATAGCCAGCCTGAGCCAGCATCGACACGCACGTACGGATGTTGTCCGCGTTGACGCCGTCGCCGATGGCGCAGTAGCTGATCGCGATGCCGGATTCCTTGCCGCGCACTGCCTCGGCGAGCTCGGCACTGACATCCTTGACGTGACAGTGGCTCACCTTGGGCAGGAACCGCCTCAGGAACGCGACCGGGTCCTGTCCTGCGATGTACGTATTGCCCGTATCCATGTTCATCTTCAGGAACGGGCTATCGACGAAGTCGAGCATCTCAGCCATGAAGTCCGGTTTCGTCGTGTAATAGCCGTGCGGCTCGATGGTGATGTTCACCTCGTACGCGTCCGCGATCCGCATGATCTCGGCATAGTTCTCCTTCATGTAGGCGAGCGCCTCGGAATCGGACAGATCGGGACGCTGGAACAAACCGTCGGTCGTGTCCACGTTCGGGCACCCGATCAGCTTGGCATACCGAACCGTGTTGAGGACATACGGTATGGCGACGGTGCGCGCTTCGCGCGCGCTGAGCGGATACGCCGCGTCGAGGTTCGCGAACTGGACATCGTACTTGTCCAGCAGGCGGCGCATCTCCAGCGGGTCCTCCCACAGCGCGATGTGCGGGTAGTAGCGGAGACCATGCGCCCAACTCACGCCGTCGATGACGCCGCACTCCATGTAGTGGACATCGTTCCGCTTCGCCCACTGCAGGCACTTCTCGATGTCCCAGAACACGCTCGTGAACGCGTCGGTGTGGAACCCGATCTTCACGTGCTGTCTCCTCCCTTCTGTGTCTACTTGCCTACCACGAAAATGCAGAGCTCGCAGTTGCCGGTGTTCTCGATGCTGTGCCAGGAACCGCCAGGCGTGTAGAGGAGATCGCCCGCGCTGACCGTCGCCTCCTCGTCGTCGAGCGTGAATCGCCCAGTTCCCGAGACGATGTAGTAGAGTTCCCATGTCGGTTGGAGGTGTCGCCCGACGGCGCTGTTGGGCTGCAGTCGCGTCCAGACCACGAATGTGTCGGCGATGTCGTCAGGGAATGGGCGACGCGCGAACTCCGAGCCCTTGCTGCCCGGACCGTGGTTCATCTTCTGCTCGTTGCCGCCCTCGAACGCTCGTTCGATGAACATGCCGCGACTCCTAGGCGTGCGCGTTCTCCCAGATCGCCTCGACGTATCGGCGCGCCCGTGCGAGCGTCTCCCCGGGCTGGTCGGGAATGTCGACCAGGAGCTTGCCGTCTTCGACACCGACGATGCCGCTCTCGATCACCAGCCAGCCGTCGTACCCGACCGACTTGAGCGCCCCGAACGGCGACCGGAAGTCGGTGTGCCCGGCTCCGGGTTCCCGACGGTTGCTATCGACCACATGGACGTACCCGATGTGCTTTCCCGCCGCGCGGATCGCCGAGGCGATATCCCGCTCTTCAAGATTCATGTGGTAGAAGTCGGCGAGAATCCTGATGCCGGGGCATCCGACTTCATCGAGGATCGCCGCTGCCTGTTCGAGCCGGTTCATGAACCGCGTCTCGTGACGGCTCAGGGGCTCGATGAGCATCGTCACGCCGGTCTCCTCGACGGTCGGCGCGAGTTCCTGGAGCTCCCGGATGAGCACTTCGCGGACGTAGTCGTCGGGCGACTTCCCGGCTGGCAGATCGTCGAAGCGGGGGCGTCCGAACACCGGTACTTCGACCATCGCCGACGCACCCAGGTCCCTGCCGACGCGAAGTCGATCGTGCTCCCGGCGCACGCCATCGCGGCGAACGGCGGGGTCCGGGTCGAGCAGCTTCACGGTTCCCACGATGGCAGACACGCCGACGCCGGTTCCGTCGAGTTCGCGCAGAATGTCATCCGTGGGCATGTCGTTGTATTCGGGACCGAGCTCGATCCCGCCGAAGCCAGCCCGCCGCACGAACATCGCCTTCTCGCGCAACGTGCCGTCCGGTATCGGGGTGCGCAGACCTAGTCGCATGGGGCGTTCCTGTCATTCGCGGGATGATGCCGTACTGGGCGCGGAGTATAGCACAGCGGCGCGAGCCCGTTACCGGACGGGTGGCAGATGACTCTCCTGCGCGTCGGAGTACTCCGATTGCCGCATCGCATGGCGCGCGCGATAATCGGTGCGCAGGCGATGTTCGCGACGCTCGCACGAGGCATTCTGCATGGCAACTTGGTTTCTGCTCGCAGCCGCTGCGATGGGTTCGGCGTCTCCCACAAGCGGCTGGATACGTCCCGTGTCCGACAGCGAAGCGCTTGTGTGGGGGCGAACGGACGGCGTGGTGTTCGGCATCCCGTCGGACGGCGGAATGCCGGGCCCTCGCGGGCTGGTTCGGATCGGCATCTGGAACGCTGAGACGGAGAAGCCGGAGCTCATCAACTTCGTCGCCATCGAACCCGTCGTGGCGGGAGGCGGCTCGCGGTTCCAACGCATGGCGTTCAGCGAGTTGGAGCCCAGCATGCTCGACGCACCGGCTCGTGGCAAGCGGCTCTCGGCAGTCGGCGACGTCTGCGGAACGTTGGAGGGTGACCGCCTAACCGTCCGAATCGAAGTGGAGCCCTTTACCGCGAACGGGGCGCACGTCTACCTGTTGGCGACCATGTCGAGCCATGCGCCGGACGAGGTCGCGTTCCAGGTATTCCACCACGACGACAGCGCGCCTATCGAGGAGCACACACTGACGGCGACGATGGGCAACTACGAACGGCTTCGACGCCTCTGGCTGGCGGATCGCGTGATCGACAGCC
This window of the Candidatus Poribacteria bacterium genome carries:
- a CDS encoding DUF1232 domain-containing protein gives rise to the protein MFGPPGGSGAPKWLRHLYHLPNYGRLVVRLWRDPRVPIYRKGIPAIFAIISACVGMVYFLAKVDLIPDFFPFIGSADDLAVLLVLVFAPGAWLFIRLAPRDILEEHVREINESSRRGPMW
- a CDS encoding glycoside hydrolase family 5 protein, encoding MIALPLLMGAAIATTSTWIAVDWMGKEPEYPPGSLFWRTNEYARCPILYRTVLHIEDKPIEYAVFRASVAESTYVLLNGAQIASTNGATDALDVELTHLLRPGPNALVLSAGASGFALSGRIAYRDGSVTPITSGTSAWRAAKFAPLTLLEDEPCMRPDFDDGMWTTVHPTGKAAAALSDDDARAAARRMSEARLARWDEDARWRLGMLATKGIAVVDWEAHGWGGSGRLPAWVVDAARDALSPSKDRRPGELHELAEALCQFALLHDEANNMRYQAVGLSELGAATSDIDHCRNAASDLGAIVRDTEDAIRAGQIGRALDITAQGLHDASRARDGRLLNGLNTCLDNKFGWFNTLALLDNDVQRWGLRHDAQVYASPLSPAAHVTVSGRSFAIDEWDELQPWRVYNKPAATGPVNLWSVQSGAVVSRVPDSDGVVYDRSVHGALTENWVLLVSDLSRGGPLPTQLVFLTPPERIIFTSGEKGTRAVTVEFANDSAELFVLRPLKEWRGLLGQARTMTQIPLDQRAADPYIKSCRLWSRAVLEYPIEFSEAFLREPEGGALRIADVYGYRTYRDAWETEPLRLAPLPPLASYGLLTGYPGIEIHSPSQVLGSLGDWGDFVAVVDSDRIVYRVPLDSIKRFAGFTSYCFGPTDIGEPGSRTEVDTVRRIGANSFRPQHNQTGERAMRTLMWAWERGLQNVFNTDEKWVPDVVEHYRTLARQCKDLPPDAVAYDLLNEPETREPRSYGALIKKITNVIREVDKTHLIYVEAMPEWGPGAKPFPKGAFETLEPTGDPLTVYSFHDYEFRLPPLWPNEERDIRDILTRWIPAFRYAIDHRVPIHLGEFGGLEQTDQDVYSNHCALAVMADFFRIFDAFGWHFHYYSNRGTVRVRGDGSLQESLVQAAFRRYAARGTLNANR
- a CDS encoding ThuA domain-containing protein, whose translation is MTDILILTKTDQYHPSEALGVALMEWLKPYGSVRAEESHDKTVVTSDRLAQADILVTCVDWNAQAMTEEEGNALIRFVESGNTLVGIHGATAVSAERTRYIDLIGARVTHHSPYHEFPVVIRDKSHPITADMSDFKITDELYCMDRPIAGGTVLATAHWADKDEPMLYVRSQGKGKVIYNALGHDMKAYDNPAFRAFVLRSIEWAMNK
- a CDS encoding Gfo/Idh/MocA family oxidoreductase gives rise to the protein MSPSQKCRVIEVGLGGRGADWAPVLHADERLEMVGGVDVNADIIAQHREKFGLAQSYYANSVASLVQRTPADFAVICAPSIYHPSLIDNALDAGLHVVVEKPFTVDFAEAKRVTEKAKQLGKQLVIAQNYRYWPNSKGMRDAIQAEHIGKPEYAIINHGFFASPHITVDSYMRRLRHMHAFEMSCHLFDLMRFIFGRNAVRIYGRTYDPSWSWYVNGGGMALASIEFEGGLHVEYHGSFVTTGPGDNHWSVEGAKGALLWTHFGKPRYRPAGQMYLDGKLVAGTGEGERELPVPDAARDLQAIVYETIEAAHGGPASQCRAEDNLNTLAICDAVARSSDSGAPVTVSA
- a CDS encoding sugar phosphate isomerase/epimerase, which translates into the protein MKIGFHTDAFTSVFWDIEKCLQWAKRNDVHYMECGVIDGVSWAHGLRYYPHIALWEDPLEMRRLLDKYDVQFANLDAAYPLSAREARTVAIPYVLNTVRYAKLIGCPNVDTTDGLFQRPDLSDSEALAYMKENYAEIMRIADAYEVNITIEPHGYYTTKPDFMAEMLDFVDSPFLKMNMDTGNTYIAGQDPVAFLRRFLPKVSHCHVKDVSAELAEAVRGKESGIAISYCAIGDGVNADNIRTCVSMLAQAGYDGVLCLESEGMGGPMLEKGLAWVRQVVADATSS
- a CDS encoding cupin domain-containing protein; amino-acid sequence: MFIERAFEGGNEQKMNHGPGSKGSEFARRPFPDDIADTFVVWTRLQPNSAVGRHLQPTWELYYIVSGTGRFTLDDEEATVSAGDLLYTPGGSWHSIENTGNCELCIFVVGK
- a CDS encoding sugar phosphate isomerase/epimerase; protein product: MRLGLRTPIPDGTLREKAMFVRRAGFGGIELGPEYNDMPTDDILRELDGTGVGVSAIVGTVKLLDPDPAVRRDGVRREHDRLRVGRDLGASAMVEVPVFGRPRFDDLPAGKSPDDYVREVLIRELQELAPTVEETGVTMLIEPLSRHETRFMNRLEQAAAILDEVGCPGIRILADFYHMNLEERDIASAIRAAGKHIGYVHVVDSNRREPGAGHTDFRSPFGALKSVGYDGWLVIESGIVGVEDGKLLVDIPDQPGETLARARRYVEAIWENAHA